In the Streptomyces sp. f51 genome, one interval contains:
- a CDS encoding enoyl-CoA hydratase/isomerase family protein, with the protein MNGTGAPGAEDSVLLRTDGRAAHLTLNRPRALNALNHAMVRRIDEALTVWEHDPAVDIVVVSGAGERGLCAGGDIRVVHDDARDGDGTASAAFWRDEYHLNARIARYPKPYVAVMDGIVMGGGVGISAHGGVRIVTERSRVAMPETGIGFVPDVGGTRLLGLAPGELGTHLALTGASIGAGDAILCGLADHYVPSAALPRLMSDLADRPVAEALAAHTRPAPPAGLGERREWIDACYGAATVEEIIRRLLAAGDPEAKETAEILLGKSPTALKVTLTAVRRARRLGSLEAVLNQEYRVSCAALSAPDLVEGVRAQIIDKDRRPRWSPATLDEVTDADVERFFAPLGERELGLSDGGF; encoded by the coding sequence GTGAACGGCACCGGGGCGCCGGGCGCCGAGGACTCCGTCCTGCTCCGCACCGACGGACGGGCCGCCCACCTCACCCTCAACCGGCCCCGTGCGCTGAACGCCCTCAACCACGCGATGGTGCGCCGGATCGACGAGGCGCTCACCGTCTGGGAGCACGACCCCGCCGTCGACATCGTCGTCGTATCCGGCGCGGGGGAGCGCGGGCTGTGCGCGGGCGGAGACATCCGGGTCGTCCACGACGACGCGCGGGACGGGGACGGCACCGCCTCCGCCGCGTTCTGGCGGGACGAGTACCACCTCAACGCCCGGATCGCGCGCTACCCCAAGCCCTACGTGGCGGTCATGGACGGCATCGTCATGGGCGGCGGCGTCGGGATCTCCGCGCACGGCGGCGTCCGCATCGTCACCGAACGCTCGCGCGTCGCCATGCCGGAGACCGGCATCGGATTCGTCCCCGACGTCGGCGGCACCCGGCTGCTCGGCCTGGCCCCGGGTGAACTCGGCACCCATCTCGCCCTGACCGGCGCCTCGATCGGTGCCGGGGACGCGATCCTGTGCGGACTGGCCGACCACTACGTGCCCTCCGCCGCGCTGCCGCGGCTGATGTCCGACCTCGCGGACCGGCCCGTGGCGGAGGCACTGGCCGCGCACACGCGGCCCGCGCCCCCGGCGGGGCTCGGGGAGCGGCGCGAGTGGATCGACGCCTGCTACGGCGCCGCCACGGTCGAGGAGATCATCCGCCGACTGCTCGCGGCCGGGGACCCGGAGGCCAAGGAGACGGCGGAGATCCTGCTCGGCAAGTCGCCCACCGCCCTGAAGGTCACCCTGACCGCCGTGCGCCGGGCCCGGAGGCTCGGATCCCTGGAGGCGGTGCTGAACCAGGAGTACCGGGTGTCCTGCGCGGCCCTGTCCGCCCCCGACCTGGTGGAGGGCGTCCGCGCCCAGATCATCGACAAGGACCGTCGGCCGCGCTGGTCCCCTGCCACCCTCGACGAGGTCACCGACGCCGACGTCGAGCGCTTCTTCGCCCCGCTCGGCGAGCGTGAACTCGGGCTGTCCGACGGCGGCTTCTGA
- a CDS encoding LLM class flavin-dependent oxidoreductase yields MPRTIHLALHPYGVGGPGQHGLWKDPRVAKNASIDIDYYIRLAKAAEHALFDALFIVDSQFINATYPAHYLNRLEPLTLLSAVATHTRHIGLVGTASSTYNSPFNLARRFASLDHISGGRAGWNVVTSFDTGTSKNFGLDEHLDYTSRYGRALEFVRVARGLWDSYEDDAFPADVARDVFLDPAKLHALDHEGEHFKVAGPLNLSRSPQGQPVIFQAGVSEEGRDLAAQVAEGIYAPGGTLQQAQEYYADIKKRTASYGRDPDHIKIFIHGSPVVAATDEAARRREREIFEEDNDFGRNLALLGRSFGAYDFSAHDLDAPFPDVAHLAEKGGRTGAAALIERARTENLTLRQVAESVNQFRGSPFVGAPGTVADTIEKWFDAGTFDGINLAFRTEDELDLFVDGVVPILQKRGLFRTEYAADTLRGNLGLPVPANRHTREPQLAND; encoded by the coding sequence ATGCCCCGCACCATCCATCTCGCCCTGCACCCCTACGGCGTCGGCGGTCCCGGCCAGCACGGTCTGTGGAAGGACCCGCGCGTCGCGAAGAACGCGAGCATCGACATCGACTACTACATCCGGCTGGCGAAGGCGGCCGAACACGCCCTGTTCGACGCCCTGTTCATCGTCGACAGCCAGTTCATCAACGCCACCTACCCGGCGCACTACCTCAACCGCCTCGAACCGCTCACCCTGTTGTCCGCGGTCGCCACCCACACCCGGCACATCGGCCTGGTGGGAACCGCCAGTTCGACCTACAACTCGCCGTTCAACCTGGCCCGGCGCTTCGCCTCGCTGGACCACATCAGCGGCGGCCGGGCCGGCTGGAACGTCGTCACCAGTTTCGACACCGGCACGTCCAAGAACTTCGGACTCGACGAACACCTGGACTACACCTCCAGGTACGGCCGCGCGCTGGAGTTCGTGCGGGTGGCCCGCGGTCTGTGGGACTCCTACGAGGACGACGCGTTCCCCGCCGACGTGGCCCGGGACGTCTTCCTCGACCCGGCCAAGCTGCACGCGCTCGACCACGAGGGCGAGCACTTCAAGGTGGCAGGACCGCTGAACCTCTCCCGCTCCCCGCAGGGCCAGCCCGTGATCTTCCAGGCCGGGGTCTCCGAGGAGGGACGCGATCTCGCGGCGCAGGTCGCCGAGGGCATCTACGCGCCCGGCGGCACGCTCCAGCAGGCCCAGGAGTACTACGCCGACATCAAGAAGCGCACGGCCTCCTACGGACGCGACCCCGACCACATCAAGATCTTCATCCACGGGAGCCCGGTGGTCGCCGCCACCGACGAGGCGGCCCGGCGCCGCGAACGCGAGATCTTCGAGGAGGACAACGACTTCGGCCGCAACCTCGCCCTGCTCGGACGCTCCTTCGGCGCCTACGACTTCAGCGCGCACGACCTGGACGCGCCCTTCCCCGATGTCGCGCACCTCGCGGAGAAGGGCGGCCGCACCGGCGCGGCGGCCCTGATCGAGCGGGCCCGCACGGAGAACCTGACGCTGCGCCAAGTCGCCGAGTCCGTCAACCAGTTCCGCGGATCACCCTTCGTCGGCGCCCCCGGGACCGTCGCCGACACCATCGAGAAGTGGTTCGACGCCGGCACCTTCGACGGCATCAACCTCGCCTTCCGCACCGAGGACGAACTGGACCTCTTCGTCGACGGGGTCGTGCCGATCCTCCAGAAGCGCGGGCTCTTCCGTACCGAGTACGCGGCCGACACGCTGCGCGGCAACCTCGGCCTGCCCGTCCCGGCCAACCGGCACACCCGCGAACCGCAGCTCGCGAACGACTGA
- a CDS encoding ABC transporter permease: MVRRVLTLTSARIALAVLVAIAVLALFGPLLAPQDPLATSDHTLAAASGAHWLGTDYLGRDVLSRLLAGSRVSVLGSLEVAFTALAIGAVPGILSVHLGRVFEWVTLRLADTLVALPFLLFAVAVVALLGNGLTQAMLVTGALVSPLFYRVARAATLAVARSPYVEAAIVSGASTGWIVRRHVWAKVLPPIAVALAQTVGVGFVIVSSLTFLGIGVQPPAPTWGGLLASDLGYLSHQPWAPLAPALLIMVTVWACNLLADAVRDVSGEAGRTSAGRARNRPDRRSQAGPAPAGGAR, from the coding sequence ATGGTGCGCCGCGTTCTCACCCTCACCTCGGCCCGCATCGCCCTGGCCGTCCTCGTCGCGATCGCCGTGCTCGCCCTGTTCGGGCCGCTCCTCGCTCCGCAGGACCCCCTGGCCACCAGCGACCACACGCTCGCCGCCGCCTCCGGTGCCCACTGGCTGGGGACGGACTACCTCGGCCGCGACGTGCTGAGCAGGCTCCTGGCCGGCTCCCGCGTCAGCGTGCTGGGCTCGCTGGAGGTCGCGTTCACGGCCCTGGCCATCGGTGCCGTCCCCGGCATCCTGTCGGTCCACCTCGGCCGGGTCTTCGAATGGGTCACGCTCCGGCTCGCCGACACGTTGGTCGCCCTGCCGTTCCTGCTCTTCGCCGTCGCCGTCGTCGCGCTGCTCGGCAACGGCCTCACCCAGGCGATGCTCGTCACGGGCGCCCTGGTGTCCCCGCTGTTCTACCGCGTGGCCCGCGCCGCCACCCTGGCCGTCGCCCGCTCGCCGTACGTGGAGGCCGCGATCGTCTCCGGCGCCTCGACCGGCTGGATCGTACGCCGCCACGTGTGGGCCAAGGTGCTCCCGCCGATCGCGGTGGCGCTGGCCCAGACCGTCGGCGTCGGCTTCGTCATCGTGTCGAGCCTGACCTTCCTCGGCATCGGGGTGCAGCCTCCCGCGCCCACCTGGGGCGGTCTGCTCGCGTCCGACCTGGGCTATCTCAGCCACCAGCCGTGGGCACCGCTCGCCCCCGCCCTCCTGATCATGGTCACCGTCTGGGCCTGCAACCTCCTCGCCGACGCCGTCCGAGACGTCTCCGGCGAGGCGGGCCGCACCTCGGCCGGCCGCGCCAGGAACCGACCCGACCGCCGCTCCCAGGCCGGTCCCGCTCCCGCCGGAGGTGCGCGATGA
- a CDS encoding Rrf2 family transcriptional regulator, with protein MHISAKADYATRALLELAREPARPLTCESMASSQHVPFRFLKSVVGELRRAGLVRSQRGCEGGYWLGRPADEITLLDVVRAVDGELITLRGEPLAGLDYPGPASGLPGIWRRIEADAAAVLGGTTLAALLPAGAAGRMDREGAA; from the coding sequence ATGCATATCTCCGCGAAGGCGGACTACGCCACGCGGGCCCTGCTGGAGCTCGCCCGCGAACCGGCCCGCCCGCTCACCTGCGAGTCCATGGCCTCCTCACAGCACGTTCCGTTCCGGTTCCTCAAGTCCGTGGTGGGCGAGTTGCGCCGGGCAGGACTGGTACGCAGCCAGCGTGGTTGCGAGGGCGGGTACTGGCTCGGCCGGCCCGCCGACGAGATCACCCTGCTGGACGTCGTACGCGCCGTGGACGGTGAGCTGATCACCTTGCGGGGCGAGCCACTGGCCGGGCTCGACTACCCGGGGCCCGCCTCCGGACTCCCCGGGATATGGCGCCGTATCGAGGCCGACGCGGCGGCGGTGCTGGGCGGGACGACGCTCGCCGCGCTGCTGCCCGCCGGCGCGGCCGGGCGGATGGACCGGGAGGGAGCCGCGTGA
- a CDS encoding ABC transporter permease — MTTTEALAPSGVRLPGAAVRTGHTLGRVLAVLARSAAIFVPVFVVATFVTFALRSLSGLSPARIQLGEEATPAAVARVEAHWGLDRPFLVQYGDWFGGVLHGRLGTSWTNGADISTLIGLGLGVSLSVATFALIIGVVAGFGLGTIAAVRRTTWIDRAITGFVTLISVMPAFVVGIVLVAVLSVGLHLFPSAGYVPAEEGFGPWLAHITLPAVALSFDVVADVARQLRGSLVGAYRENYVTGAVVRGLSPRRIFFGHVLRNGLGPALATLGLKFPALVGASVVTEWIFGLQGFGRFANDSAQAGDVPAVQGVLVVSIVLVVAFNLLVNLVLARVTPAARRGV, encoded by the coding sequence ATGACGACGACGGAGGCACTGGCCCCGTCCGGTGTCCGTCTCCCGGGCGCCGCGGTCAGGACCGGGCACACCCTGGGCCGTGTTCTGGCCGTCCTCGCCCGCTCGGCCGCGATCTTCGTGCCCGTGTTCGTGGTCGCGACGTTCGTGACCTTCGCCCTGCGGTCGCTGAGCGGGCTGAGCCCGGCGCGCATCCAGCTGGGCGAGGAGGCGACTCCCGCCGCGGTCGCCCGTGTCGAGGCCCACTGGGGCCTCGACCGGCCCTTCCTCGTCCAGTACGGGGACTGGTTCGGGGGCGTCCTGCACGGACGGCTCGGCACGAGCTGGACCAACGGCGCCGACATCTCCACCCTCATCGGCCTCGGCCTGGGCGTGAGCCTGTCGGTGGCGACGTTCGCTCTGATCATCGGTGTCGTCGCGGGGTTCGGCCTCGGCACGATCGCGGCGGTGCGCCGCACCACCTGGATCGACCGGGCGATCACGGGCTTCGTCACGCTGATCTCGGTGATGCCGGCGTTCGTCGTCGGTATCGTGCTCGTCGCGGTCCTCTCGGTGGGACTGCATCTGTTCCCCTCCGCCGGATACGTTCCGGCGGAGGAGGGGTTCGGGCCGTGGCTCGCCCACATCACCCTGCCCGCCGTCGCGCTGAGCTTCGACGTGGTCGCCGACGTGGCCCGCCAGCTGCGCGGCAGCCTCGTGGGGGCCTACCGCGAGAACTACGTGACCGGCGCGGTCGTCCGGGGCCTGAGCCCGCGCCGGATCTTCTTCGGCCATGTCCTGCGCAACGGCCTCGGACCCGCGCTCGCCACCCTCGGACTGAAGTTCCCGGCCCTCGTCGGCGCCTCCGTCGTCACGGAGTGGATCTTCGGGCTCCAGGGGTTCGGGCGGTTCGCCAACGACTCCGCGCAGGCCGGCGACGTCCCCGCGGTGCAGGGCGTCCTCGTGGTGTCGATCGTCCTGGTCGTCGCCTTCAACCTGCTCGTCAATCTGGTGCTGGCGCGCGTCACACCGGCCGCCCGGCGGGGGGTGTGA
- a CDS encoding cupin domain-containing protein, which translates to MSEPPTTPGEGFHPHLPDAAAQSGRPLRARLHHIRADALDGDTAQTGGMRRFAAVSGTTVGSEKLWMGQTHVAPSTASSDHHHGESETAIHVVSGHPEFVFVDDSGDGPEEVRLRTSPGDYIFVPPFVPHREENPDSEEEAVVVIARSTQEAIVVNLPRLYALGEGEEA; encoded by the coding sequence ATGAGCGAGCCGCCCACGACCCCAGGCGAAGGTTTCCACCCCCATCTCCCGGACGCCGCAGCGCAGTCCGGACGCCCTCTGCGCGCCCGTCTGCACCACATCCGCGCCGACGCCCTCGACGGCGACACGGCGCAGACGGGAGGCATGCGCCGATTCGCCGCCGTCAGCGGCACCACCGTCGGATCCGAGAAGCTGTGGATGGGCCAGACCCACGTCGCCCCCTCCACCGCGTCCTCGGACCATCACCACGGAGAGTCCGAGACCGCGATCCACGTGGTGAGCGGGCACCCCGAGTTCGTCTTCGTCGACGACTCGGGGGACGGGCCCGAGGAGGTACGCCTGCGCACCTCGCCCGGTGACTACATCTTCGTGCCGCCGTTCGTTCCGCACCGCGAGGAGAACCCGGATTCCGAAGAGGAGGCCGTCGTCGTGATCGCCCGCAGCACCCAGGAGGCGATCGTGGTCAACCTGCCGCGCCTGTACGCGCTCGGGGAGGGCGAGGAGGCCTGA
- a CDS encoding ABC transporter substrate-binding protein translates to MSGRITPRTSTVASRSSRRPGRLRAAALGTALASVLVPALSACGGEAASATGSAALKWTSSYFPAHWDPVVSGSGAQFRELALVYVSLTRTDEHGKAVPDLAKSWDYNAAGDVITFHLRPHLTFSDGTPVDAAAVKAAIERAKKQKNSALFGDLTSIKSVDAQGLDTVIHLSQVDYQIPQLLGERVLQIASPKAAASPEKLDQSPVGAGPFVVTQLVPGTKAVLKKNPDYWDAKNIHIDRVELSSAPDASTVVSGLQTGVYNFADIAPSQADAAKKAGLDVFVQPGFNASNLSLNTNKAPFDNDKVVDAVRYAVNRQEFVDKLTFGYGSATDQPFPKGYVAYDPQSENAYPYDPAKAKKLLSEAGYKAGALKLNLVIPAEDPQAEIVQAQLAKVGVKVTIKIDKNWATPFFAKDLTFSLYGTTGRDSAAQTLTAHFGPNGPLNLSSPYEPSGFEAAIAKVRRTPLDSPDYAKVLQAATRAGLKSKALVFTYSSPNLIAKSKSISALPKNPAHIDWTGVTIAGGN, encoded by the coding sequence ATGTCCGGACGCATCACGCCCCGCACCTCCACAGTGGCATCCCGTTCCTCCCGGCGCCCCGGTCGGCTCCGCGCGGCCGCCCTGGGAACCGCCCTCGCCTCCGTGCTCGTCCCCGCGCTGAGCGCCTGCGGCGGCGAGGCCGCGTCGGCCACCGGCTCCGCCGCGCTGAAGTGGACCTCCTCCTACTTCCCCGCCCACTGGGACCCGGTCGTCAGCGGCAGCGGCGCCCAGTTCCGTGAACTCGCCCTGGTATACGTCTCGTTGACGCGGACGGACGAGCACGGCAAGGCGGTCCCGGACCTCGCGAAGAGCTGGGACTACAACGCGGCAGGCGATGTCATCACCTTCCATCTGCGCCCGCACCTCACGTTCAGCGACGGCACACCGGTCGACGCCGCCGCCGTCAAGGCAGCCATCGAGCGGGCCAAGAAGCAGAAGAACTCCGCCCTGTTCGGCGATCTGACCTCCATCAAGTCGGTGGACGCCCAGGGTCTCGACACCGTGATCCACCTGAGCCAGGTCGACTACCAGATCCCCCAACTGCTGGGCGAGCGCGTCCTCCAGATCGCCAGCCCCAAGGCCGCGGCGTCGCCCGAGAAGCTGGACCAGAGCCCGGTCGGCGCGGGCCCGTTCGTCGTCACCCAACTCGTCCCGGGCACCAAGGCGGTGCTGAAGAAGAACCCGGACTACTGGGACGCCAAGAACATCCACATCGACCGTGTCGAGCTGAGCTCCGCCCCGGACGCCTCCACCGTCGTCTCCGGACTCCAGACCGGCGTCTACAACTTCGCCGACATCGCGCCCAGTCAGGCCGACGCGGCCAAGAAGGCCGGACTCGACGTCTTCGTGCAGCCCGGCTTCAACGCCTCCAACCTCAGCCTCAACACCAACAAGGCGCCGTTCGACAACGACAAGGTCGTCGACGCGGTCCGCTACGCGGTGAACCGTCAGGAGTTCGTCGACAAGCTGACGTTCGGCTACGGCTCGGCGACCGACCAGCCGTTCCCCAAGGGCTACGTCGCCTACGACCCGCAGTCCGAGAACGCGTACCCCTACGACCCCGCGAAGGCCAAGAAGCTGCTGAGCGAGGCCGGTTACAAGGCGGGCGCCCTCAAGCTCAACCTGGTCATCCCGGCCGAGGACCCCCAGGCCGAGATCGTGCAGGCGCAGTTGGCGAAGGTCGGCGTCAAGGTCACGATCAAGATAGACAAGAACTGGGCCACCCCGTTCTTCGCCAAGGACCTGACGTTCTCGCTGTACGGCACCACCGGGCGTGACTCCGCGGCGCAGACCCTGACCGCGCACTTCGGCCCCAACGGTCCGCTCAACCTCAGCTCCCCCTACGAGCCGTCCGGCTTCGAGGCGGCCATCGCCAAGGTGCGCAGGACCCCGCTGGACTCGCCGGACTACGCGAAGGTCCTCCAGGCGGCGACCCGGGCCGGCCTCAAGAGCAAGGCGCTGGTCTTCACGTACTCCTCGCCCAACCTCATCGCCAAGAGCAAGTCCATCTCCGCCCTGCCGAAGAACCCGGCCCACATCGACTGGACCGGCGTCACCATCGCCGGCGGCAACTGA
- a CDS encoding LLM class flavin-dependent oxidoreductase → MTSERPRFRLGFLTHVQGRDQDIARTYRNAQELFAVADELGFDVGWVAQHHVAHGGGGLSSPWTFLAHAAARTSRIRLGTAVTVLPLEDPIRLAEDIATVDALSGGRVEIGVGSGSSAQEYAAFGRDADRKRELTSENLDLLRRALAHEEVGTPGFRVQPRPGDFGRRVWQGVFSAQGAEYAARRGSNLLLNRAAYGFDSPTDEVQRPWADAFLAAWDRPHRPRVGLSRFVFPAKDRRTALRAIGDDVHRAALRMAESGAFPKGLDRDEALRRFHSFHGHPEEIVEALGREQVLPVATDLIAQFNPAVPDHDAAVRALELIATEVAPALGWKPAHRGGPAPVEPVPAGA, encoded by the coding sequence ATGACGAGCGAGCGACCACGCTTCCGGCTCGGCTTCCTCACCCACGTCCAGGGACGCGATCAGGACATCGCCCGCACCTACCGCAACGCGCAGGAGCTGTTCGCCGTGGCGGACGAGCTCGGCTTCGACGTCGGCTGGGTGGCCCAGCACCACGTCGCCCACGGCGGTGGCGGACTGTCCTCGCCCTGGACCTTCCTCGCCCACGCGGCCGCACGGACCAGCCGCATCCGCCTGGGCACGGCCGTCACCGTCCTCCCGCTCGAGGACCCGATCCGCCTCGCCGAGGACATCGCCACCGTCGACGCCCTGAGCGGCGGTCGCGTCGAGATCGGTGTGGGCAGCGGATCGAGCGCCCAGGAGTACGCCGCGTTCGGCCGGGACGCCGACCGCAAACGCGAACTGACCAGCGAGAACCTCGACCTCCTGCGACGGGCCCTGGCCCACGAGGAGGTGGGGACGCCCGGCTTCCGCGTCCAGCCCCGCCCCGGCGACTTCGGCCGCCGCGTCTGGCAGGGCGTGTTCAGCGCGCAGGGGGCCGAGTACGCGGCGCGCCGCGGTTCGAACCTGCTGCTCAACCGGGCGGCCTACGGATTCGACTCCCCCACCGACGAGGTGCAGCGGCCCTGGGCCGACGCCTTCCTCGCCGCCTGGGACCGGCCGCACCGCCCGCGCGTCGGCCTGTCCCGCTTCGTCTTCCCGGCCAAGGACCGGCGCACCGCGCTCCGCGCGATCGGCGACGACGTGCACCGGGCGGCGCTGCGCATGGCGGAGAGCGGCGCGTTCCCCAAGGGCCTCGACCGGGACGAGGCGCTGCGACGCTTCCACTCCTTCCACGGCCATCCCGAGGAGATCGTCGAAGCTCTGGGCCGCGAGCAGGTCCTGCCCGTCGCGACGGACCTGATCGCCCAGTTCAACCCCGCCGTCCCCGACCACGACGCCGCCGTCCGCGCCCTCGAACTCATCGCGACCGAGGTGGCGCCCGCGCTGGGCTGGAAGCCCGCGCACCGGGGCGGGCCCGCACCCGTCGAACCCGTACCAGCAGGAGCCTGA
- a CDS encoding DsbA family protein produces MVEVVEYTDPLCPWAWGSEPVFRGLRAALAGRVRWRRVYCVLFEDDDDPPPDPAAETAWYARYVEDVGAHTGAPRARRLSRVAASSWPSSLAAKAAERQGEEVAERVLRRLRESVFVRGEPADTAALALSAVRGVPGLDHGRLAADAASTAVREAVLADRAEARRPVAEVLSVRGGSPHPGAAKETAEGGHRYALPTLLVRAPGGHRVVPGWRPYEEYAAAFEELSPVLPTRPARPAAEEALARYRSLTGPEAAVLSDGPWPPRDAVRVETGNGPLWLHPDEAAVHPARDGDAPAAP; encoded by the coding sequence ATGGTGGAGGTCGTGGAGTACACCGACCCGCTGTGTCCCTGGGCCTGGGGATCGGAGCCGGTGTTCCGCGGGCTGCGCGCCGCGCTGGCCGGCCGGGTCCGCTGGCGGCGCGTGTACTGCGTCCTGTTCGAGGACGACGACGACCCGCCGCCCGACCCCGCCGCGGAGACCGCCTGGTACGCGCGGTACGTCGAGGACGTCGGCGCCCACACGGGGGCCCCGCGGGCGCGGCGGCTGAGCCGGGTCGCGGCGAGTTCCTGGCCCTCCTCGCTGGCGGCCAAGGCCGCGGAGCGGCAGGGCGAGGAAGTGGCCGAGCGGGTGCTGCGGCGGCTGCGGGAGAGCGTGTTCGTACGGGGTGAACCGGCGGACACGGCGGCGCTGGCACTGTCCGCGGTCCGGGGCGTGCCCGGCCTCGACCATGGGCGGCTCGCGGCCGACGCGGCGTCAACGGCCGTACGGGAAGCGGTACTCGCCGACCGGGCCGAGGCGCGCCGACCGGTCGCCGAGGTCCTGTCGGTGCGCGGCGGCTCGCCGCATCCCGGCGCCGCGAAGGAGACCGCCGAGGGCGGGCACCGCTACGCGCTGCCGACGCTCCTGGTGCGCGCTCCCGGAGGTCATCGCGTCGTCCCCGGCTGGCGGCCGTACGAGGAGTACGCGGCGGCGTTCGAGGAGTTGAGCCCCGTGCTGCCGACGAGGCCCGCGCGGCCGGCGGCGGAGGAGGCGCTCGCGCGGTACCGGAGCCTGACCGGCCCCGAGGCGGCGGTCCTGAGCGACGGTCCGTGGCCTCCCCGGGACGCCGTGCGCGTCGAGACCGGCAACGGCCCGCTGTGGCTGCACCCGGACGAGGCCGCCGTACACCCGGCGCGCGACGGCGACGCTCCCGCGGCACCCTGA
- a CDS encoding ABC transporter ATP-binding protein, producing the protein MTTLSGKLLTETVTGEEAPETTGSAPTAPPEPPSPVLAVRDVRIGEGDGGREIVHGVSFTLTPGSAVGIVGESGSGKTLTCRAALGILPAPFEVTGGSVEIDGHDIAGLSPARWTDLRGATISAVFQDPASYLNPSIRVGAQIAEVLRVKTGLKRRAARRRTTELLRSVHLRDPELVASQYPHELSGGMLQRVLIAVAIAAGPRILIADEATTALDVTVQAEILDLLADLRERTGLALVVVSHDLAVVAQLCDEVLVMRHGEVVEQGPAEDVLRRPRHAYTRLLIAEHEQYGLEKFLAPEGES; encoded by the coding sequence ATGACGACCCTGTCCGGGAAACTCCTCACCGAGACCGTGACGGGCGAAGAAGCCCCGGAGACCACCGGGTCCGCTCCCACGGCACCGCCCGAACCGCCGTCCCCCGTGCTGGCCGTACGTGATGTGCGGATCGGGGAGGGGGACGGCGGCCGGGAGATCGTCCACGGCGTCAGCTTCACGCTCACGCCCGGCAGCGCCGTCGGCATCGTCGGCGAGTCCGGCAGCGGGAAGACCCTCACCTGCCGTGCCGCGCTCGGAATCCTGCCCGCGCCCTTCGAGGTCACCGGGGGCTCGGTGGAGATCGACGGCCACGACATCGCCGGGCTGTCCCCGGCGCGGTGGACGGATCTGCGCGGTGCCACGATCAGCGCCGTCTTCCAGGACCCGGCCTCCTATCTCAACCCCTCGATCCGCGTGGGGGCGCAGATCGCCGAGGTCCTCCGGGTCAAGACCGGCCTGAAGCGGCGCGCCGCACGGCGCCGGACGACCGAACTGCTGCGGTCGGTCCATCTCCGTGACCCGGAGCTCGTCGCCTCGCAGTACCCCCACGAGCTGTCCGGCGGCATGCTCCAGCGGGTCCTCATCGCCGTGGCCATCGCCGCGGGTCCGCGCATCCTCATCGCCGACGAGGCCACCACCGCGCTCGACGTCACCGTCCAGGCCGAGATCCTCGACCTGCTGGCCGACCTTCGCGAGCGGACCGGACTCGCCCTGGTGGTGGTCTCCCACGACCTGGCCGTGGTCGCCCAGCTGTGCGACGAGGTCCTCGTCATGCGCCACGGCGAGGTGGTCGAACAGGGCCCGGCCGAGGACGTGCTCCGCCGGCCGCGGCACGCGTACACGCGGCTGCTGATCGCCGAGCACGAGCAGTACGGCCTGGAGAAGTTCCTCGCACCCGAGGGGGAGTCATGA
- a CDS encoding ATP-binding cassette domain-containing protein, whose product MTTDTVKSAPDPGAVAVPGAAPDPGAAPAAGSAPATGSTRAGEPKRPVLEIRDLAVRYGPRRRHRHALHGVALNVAPGETVGIIGETGSGKSTLARAVLGLVRPSAGSVVVDGEDVTAYGRRQWRALRRRGLVQYVFQDPLRSLDPDLTVEASLSEPLLVQGVSRAETAHRVRAFLARVHLSEDLLARLPGELSGGQRQRVAVARALVTEPRLVILDEPVSALDSANRVQILRILEELRDDGVALVFISHDLGSVAGIADRIAVLYRGELVETGAARDVIGRPQHPYTRLLVRSAPTLSSAPADRAERAALRALLNV is encoded by the coding sequence ATGACCACGGACACCGTGAAGTCCGCCCCGGACCCGGGAGCCGTTGCGGTCCCGGGAGCCGCCCCGGACCCGGGAGCCGCTCCGGCAGCGGGGTCCGCCCCTGCCACCGGATCAACCCGGGCCGGAGAGCCGAAGCGTCCCGTCCTGGAGATCAGGGACCTCGCCGTCCGTTACGGACCGCGCCGACGCCACCGGCACGCGCTGCACGGCGTCGCGTTGAATGTCGCGCCGGGCGAGACCGTCGGGATCATCGGCGAGACGGGTTCGGGCAAGTCCACCCTGGCCCGGGCGGTGCTCGGTCTGGTGCGGCCCTCGGCGGGCTCCGTGGTCGTCGACGGCGAGGACGTCACCGCGTACGGCCGCAGGCAGTGGCGTGCGCTGCGCCGGCGGGGCCTGGTCCAGTACGTCTTCCAGGACCCCCTGCGCAGTCTCGACCCCGACCTCACCGTCGAGGCCTCACTGAGCGAACCCCTGCTTGTCCAGGGCGTGTCCCGCGCCGAGACGGCACACCGGGTCCGCGCCTTCCTGGCCCGCGTCCACCTCTCCGAGGACCTGCTCGCCCGGCTGCCCGGTGAACTCTCCGGCGGACAGCGCCAACGCGTCGCCGTGGCACGGGCGTTGGTCACCGAACCCCGGCTGGTCATCCTCGACGAACCGGTCAGCGCCCTGGACTCCGCCAACCGCGTCCAGATCCTGCGCATCCTGGAGGAACTCCGCGACGACGGGGTGGCCCTCGTCTTCATCTCCCACGACCTCGGCTCCGTCGCGGGGATCGCCGACCGCATCGCCGTGCTCTACCGCGGCGAACTGGTCGAGACCGGCGCCGCCCGCGATGTCATCGGCCGCCCCCAGCACCCGTACACGCGCCTGCTCGTCCGTTCCGCGCCCACCCTGAGCTCCGCCCCGGCCGACCGGGCCGAACGCGCGGCCCTGCGCGCCCTGCTGAACGTCTGA